In Spirochaeta thermophila DSM 6578, the DNA window GGTCTCTCCCTGAATCCGTTCGGCTGCTTCTGTGATGCGTTTCTCCGAGCGGGCACAGATCGCCACACGTGCCCCCTCGGCGGCGAGACGCAGTGCCACCGCAAACCCCAGTCCCGAGCTCGCCGCAGCCACGAGGGCCGTCTTTCCTCTAAGGCCGAGTTCCATGTGACCTCCTCATCGGGGAATGCCGTATGATACTCCCCGTCCCGCACGCCCACAAGAGAGGGGCGCATGGCAGCGCATGCGCCCCGATCATGCCAAACCTTATCCCTTGAGGGCTCGTGCCACCCGGGCAAGCCGCGCTCCCAGGAAGCGGGCCCCCTCGAGCTCGTTTGGGGTGGGCTCCCTGCTCCCCTCCTCTCCTGCGAGCGCAATGGTGGAGGCACCGTAGGGAGAGCCACCGGATATCTCGTTCCTTTCCATCTGGCCCTGGAAGGTGTACGGAAGACCCACCAGGATCATACCATGGTGGAGGAGCACGGTGTGGAAACTCAGTATGGTGGACTCCTGACCCCCGTGCTGGGTGCTGGAACTCGTGATCACCGCCGCGGGCTTGTCTACCAGGGCACCTTTCGCCCAGAGAGGGCCGGTTGCGTCGAGAAAAGCCTTCATCTGAGCCGCCATGTTCCCGAATCTGGTGGGACTCCCGAAAATGAAGCCATCGGCTTCGGTGAGCTCTTCCACCGTGGCGACAGGTACGTGGGCCTGCGCCTTGTAGAAGTCAAGGGCCCCCATCTGGGAGAGAATCTCCTCCGAGACCGTCTCCGGTACGCGTCGGATCACCGCATCTCCACCCTCGGACTTCACCCCTTCGGCTGCTGCCTGGATCATCTTATAGGTGTGACCGTACGTCGAATAGTATACGAGATAGATCTTCATAAAACCTCCGTGGCTCTCTATATAACCATGCTAATATATTATTAAAAAGGTAAGGAATCGACAAGGCCTTGCTCGACCATGGGGAACCGATTACCCCATGACGCGGGTGCAAACGCAGGCCTCGCCTGTGGGAAGCCCGGCGGGGGACTCGTATGGAGGAGGGACCTGCTCATGTGAGGGGGTCCGGCTCACCTTCCAGGGAGATGAGTGCGTATCCAGAGGAGCACTTCCTCCAGGACATGTTGCCGGGCAAGGTCGTGCTCGAGCTTGTGCAACCCCTCATCGACCCATAGGAGCCGCTTGTCAGGGCTCCCTACGTGCTGGAAAAAGCGTTCGGTGGCGGGTGGAGACACCACATGGTCTCTACGCCCCTGAAGCACGAGGAGGGGGATCGTGAGACCTGGCGCCCGCTCATGGCAGCGGGTGATGGCACCCTCCATCTCAACAACGAGTCGCGGACTCCCGAGTCCGTGGGAGAGAGGATCGGAGAGAAGGCGCTTCAACATCACCGGATCCCTGGTGAGGCCACCTGTATCGAGTCCCGAGGGGATACGGAGCCCGGGAAGAAGGGCGGCCAGAAGGCGTCCGAGCGTCCTTCGCCAGGGGGGAATCCCCTCCAGAGAGAGGGCAGGAGCCGAGGCGACCACACCGGCGAGGCCCTCACCCTCGGTCACGGCGTACTCGAGCACGATCGTGCCGCCCATGCTGTGTCCGTAGAGGAACACGGGCCGGTCGGGGAAGTCACGTGCGGCCTTCTCCCTGAAGAGGGAGAGCTCCCCGTGGAAGACGTCCCACGAAGGGATGTAGCCGCGGGATCCCCCCGATTGTCCGTGACCGTAGTGATCCGGCGCATAGACGGCACACCCTTCGTCGGCAAGCCGTCCCGCGAGTTCCACGAAGTTGCCCGAATGCTCCCCAAAACCATGGGCCACGATGACCACCGCCTTCACCTGGTCCGGAATCCAGAGCCGGTAAAAGAGTCGAACACCTGCATGGTCCACCACGTGTTCTTCGTACGAACGCAACGCCATCTCTGCCCTCCTTTCACTCTCAATATAATGAATTTCTCACATTCTGTTCACGCCGGACTGACCCATTCGGTGTACCTCTCGTGATATGAAACCACGAAAGACCATCGCCCTGGGGATAAACGGAGAAGGAAGGGGACATGCATCCAGAGCCCTCAGCCTCCTCCCCTCTCTCGTCGAGCGGTATCGGGTGATCGTCTACACACCACACACCATCCGTTCCCTCTTCCAGCCGTTCACCCGGGAAGGAGTGGTGCTCCGGGACCTTCCCCACATCCACTATATCACGGAGGAGTTCAAAATCAACTATCCGGCAACCATACGGTCCAACATCCCCCTCTTCCTGCGTTTTCCCAAGATCCTCGGTGGACTCCGCGCATCCCTGCGTGAGGAACGCGTGGGCCTCGTGGTAAGCGACTACGAGCCGTTCCTCTCGAGGGCGGCAGTGGCGGAGAGGATCCCCTGTCTGCTCCTCAACCACCCGGGAGTGGTGCTGAGGAGCTTCTCTCTCTTCCCCGATGCGTTGGCGGCCAAACTGGTGTCCCTCTTCATGATGCCCTCCGGCGGGACCCCCCTCCTCTCCTCGTTCTACCGAGGCACGGTGGGACCACTCATCCGGAAGGAGATACGCGAGCAGGCCCCCACACCGGGGGAGCGCTTCCTCGTGTACGCGAAACCATGCTTCAAGGCACAGGTGCTGGACATCCTGGAAGAATTGCAGGTCCCTTACGATCTCTTCCCGGACCCGCACAAAGATTTTCCCACTCATCTCGCCCGATGCAGAGGTGTGATCACCGGAGCAGGCCACCAGATCATCGCGGAATCCCTCTATCTGGGAAAGCCTGTGTGTGCCATCCCCTTCAAGGGACAATACGAACAGAGGCTCAACGCGATCATGCTGGAACGATCGGGCCGGGGACTCCACGCCCCACCCTCCCGACTGAAGGAGAAGCTCACCGAGTTCATCCATCAGATAGAGACATTTCCCCGGCAACCCTCTACGTCCGAGCCTATCTGCACCGAGGACTCCACCGGGGCGGTACTGAGATACATCCGGGCTGCCCTCGCGAGGCGGCCCGTCGGAGTCTCACCCGTACCGGTGAAGGTGAACCCGTAAAGTTTTTGACAGATGATCGGATACAGTATATACTCATAGTGTGGCAGAGATAAACCTCGTCCACGTGTACAAGTATTTCTACCCATCGTTCAGTTTCAAGAACTTCTTCCGGAAGAAGGGGGCCCTCCTCGGCCCCAGAGAGCCTCACTTCGCCCTTACGGACGTGAATCTCACCATCCCCGATGCGCGAACGACCGTGGTCCTCGGTCCGACGGGATGCGGAAAGAGCACGCTCCTCCGCATCATCGGTGGGCTCCTCCCCCCCGACCAGGGGAAAGTGCTCTTCGACGGAAAGGACATCACAGAGCTCCCACCGGGCGAGAGACGGATCGGCATGGTGTTCCAGGATTACGCACTCTACCCCCACCTCACCGTCAAGACGAACATCCTCTCCTACTTCTTCTTCAAGAAATGGACGAAGCAGTGGTCGGACGAGATGGAAATGGAAGCGGAAGAGAAGTACCGCCGTACGAGCCAACTCCTGGGGGTGAAGCTCGAACACCTCTCCGGCCGGTTTCCTCCCAACCTCTCCAGCGGGGAGAAACAGCGCGTCGCCATAGGAAGGTGCATCACCCGTGATCCCTCCCTCTTCCTCATGGATGAACCGTTCTCCCATCTCGACCAGCCTCTCAGGGAGGAATACCGGCGTCAGCTCAAGGCCCTCCTCTCCTACTTCGACGTGACCACGGTCTACGTGACCCACGACCAGCACGAGGCCCTCCTGCTCGCGGACCGGCTCGTGGTCATGCGCGAGGGGAAGATCGAGCAGGCCGGGACCCCCGAGGAGATCTACCAGGCGCCCCGAAACCTCTTCGTGGCCGAATTCTTCCATCCACACCCCTTTCTCCCGGCCATCAACCTGATCCCGGGGGATCTCATGGGTCCCGAATACCGGGAGAAGGTGATAGGCATACGGCCCGAAGACTTTTCCCTCAGGTCTCCGCGTGTCGCCGGTGACTACATCCTGCCCGCCCAGGTGGTCTCGGTCTTCAAGAGCCCCCTCGCCATGGAAGCAGCCATGCGGCTCAAAGTGAAGGACCGGGTGTTCGTGGAAGTGCCGGTCCCCTCGGGCACTTCCCCTTCGGAGGGCGATGAGGTCGGCCTCGTCCCCTCACGGATGCACATCTTCGATCCTCTCACAGGTGAGAGGACCGCAACCCATCACCTGCAGGTCCACCTCTGAACACCCTGAGCTCAGACAAAACACTTGACGGGTGAGACGAATGAGGCTACTATACAATCTGAGTAGCAGGAAACAGAATGTAGGATGATGAGAGCTTCTTCGCCTTTCTCCATTCCTCACTGCTTCCGTATACTCCCCTATCGTAGATAGGGTGAATGATGACCCCGTTAGGGGAAAGAGGTTTTTTTGTATGTCTTTCAAGATTTATGTGGGTAATCTCAATTACCAGACCACGGAGGACACTCTCCGCCAGCTCTTCGAGCAGTACGGAGAGGTCGAGTCGGTGAAGATCATCACCGATCGCGATTCGGGTTTTTCCAAGGGCTTTGGCTTTGTGGAAATGGCAAGCGAAGAGGCAGGAGAAGCAGCCATCAGTGCACTCAACCAGCATGAACTCGAAGGCAGACAACTGAGAGTCAACAAGGCTCATGAGCGCCGTCGGTCTTCTTTCGGCGGCGATCGCTCCCGGAGCTCTTCATATCGCTATTACTAACCCCTGAGAGTGATCGAGAAGGCCGGCTGTCGCCGGCCTTTTTCTGTTCTGCCTGGATCCGGGACGAAAAAAAGGCTCCCAGAGAAAGGAGGAAAACTCTGGAAGCCAGTATCAAAAGGGGGGGACTGGAGGTTGTGTCTTTACTATACACAGCGAACCTCGGATTGTCAAGGGAAATTAAAGATTTTCGAGGTTTTTGAGATATTTGAGATTTACTGCTCGTCCAAAGCCCAGGATCGGGTATTGAAAAAAGGGGGGAAGTTCCCCATCATGATGGGTTGAAGCCACAGATGAACGACGTGAAGCCTGAACGAGACTGGTTTCCTCTGGACAATGCGGCAAAAATTTTCC includes these proteins:
- the wrbA gene encoding NAD(P)H:quinone oxidoreductase, whose product is MKIYLVYYSTYGHTYKMIQAAAEGVKSEGGDAVIRRVPETVSEEILSQMGALDFYKAQAHVPVATVEELTEADGFIFGSPTRFGNMAAQMKAFLDATGPLWAKGALVDKPAAVITSSSTQHGGQESTILSFHTVLLHHGMILVGLPYTFQGQMERNEISGGSPYGASTIALAGEEGSREPTPNELEGARFLGARLARVARALKG
- a CDS encoding alpha/beta hydrolase, coding for MALRSYEEHVVDHAGVRLFYRLWIPDQVKAVVIVAHGFGEHSGNFVELAGRLADEGCAVYAPDHYGHGQSGGSRGYIPSWDVFHGELSLFREKAARDFPDRPVFLYGHSMGGTIVLEYAVTEGEGLAGVVASAPALSLEGIPPWRRTLGRLLAALLPGLRIPSGLDTGGLTRDPVMLKRLLSDPLSHGLGSPRLVVEMEGAITRCHERAPGLTIPLLVLQGRRDHVVSPPATERFFQHVGSPDKRLLWVDEGLHKLEHDLARQHVLEEVLLWIRTHLPGR
- a CDS encoding glycosyltransferase family protein; this encodes MKPRKTIALGINGEGRGHASRALSLLPSLVERYRVIVYTPHTIRSLFQPFTREGVVLRDLPHIHYITEEFKINYPATIRSNIPLFLRFPKILGGLRASLREERVGLVVSDYEPFLSRAAVAERIPCLLLNHPGVVLRSFSLFPDALAAKLVSLFMMPSGGTPLLSSFYRGTVGPLIRKEIREQAPTPGERFLVYAKPCFKAQVLDILEELQVPYDLFPDPHKDFPTHLARCRGVITGAGHQIIAESLYLGKPVCAIPFKGQYEQRLNAIMLERSGRGLHAPPSRLKEKLTEFIHQIETFPRQPSTSEPICTEDSTGAVLRYIRAALARRPVGVSPVPVKVNP
- a CDS encoding ABC transporter ATP-binding protein; the protein is MAEINLVHVYKYFYPSFSFKNFFRKKGALLGPREPHFALTDVNLTIPDARTTVVLGPTGCGKSTLLRIIGGLLPPDQGKVLFDGKDITELPPGERRIGMVFQDYALYPHLTVKTNILSYFFFKKWTKQWSDEMEMEAEEKYRRTSQLLGVKLEHLSGRFPPNLSSGEKQRVAIGRCITRDPSLFLMDEPFSHLDQPLREEYRRQLKALLSYFDVTTVYVTHDQHEALLLADRLVVMREGKIEQAGTPEEIYQAPRNLFVAEFFHPHPFLPAINLIPGDLMGPEYREKVIGIRPEDFSLRSPRVAGDYILPAQVVSVFKSPLAMEAAMRLKVKDRVFVEVPVPSGTSPSEGDEVGLVPSRMHIFDPLTGERTATHHLQVHL
- a CDS encoding RNA recognition motif domain-containing protein, with the translated sequence MSFKIYVGNLNYQTTEDTLRQLFEQYGEVESVKIITDRDSGFSKGFGFVEMASEEAGEAAISALNQHELEGRQLRVNKAHERRRSSFGGDRSRSSSYRYY